Proteins from a genomic interval of Helicoverpa armigera isolate CAAS_96S chromosome 9, ASM3070526v1, whole genome shotgun sequence:
- the Stw gene encoding uncharacterized protein Stw — protein MGCSGRLYFLTLVLCVVTELAIGVRVVPKRKKEAIGAADDQSTSASWWQAGTATPFRESSSSAFSSTHGLVQTHPSGADPFASFGSIGSTSGPSSNPFASSGSGPLSGGVRSNPLPSLARNANGKPSLKHLDFTSSATAELRRNPALSAPDECARACRENEPPRICYYHFTLELYTVLGAACQVCTPNATNVVWSHCQCVLADGVERGILTANRMLPGPSIQVCENDKVVIDVENHMEGMEVTIHWHGIWQRGSQYYDGVPFVTQCPIQQGNTFRYQWQGNAGTHFWHAHTGLQKLDGLYGSIVVRQPPSKDPNSHLYDYDLTTHVMLLSDWLHEDAAERYPGRLAVNTGQDPENVLINGKGQFRDPNTGFMTNTPLEVFTITPGRRYRFRMINAFASVCPAQVTFEGHNLTVIATDGEPVHPVQVNTIISFSGERYDFVIEANNIPGAYWIQVRGLGECGIKRAQQLGILRYARGPYQPSSQPPTYDVGIPQGVVMNPLDARCNISRNDAICVSQLKNAKHIDPAILQERPDVKIFLPFRFFVYRPEMLFQPNTYNRYLVAPGGDHVISLIDEISYMAPPAPLISQYDDINPEQFCNGDNRPANCGQNCMCTHKVDIPLNAVVEVVLVDEVQIANLSHPFHLHGYAFNVIGIGRSPDQNVKKINLKHALDLDRRGLLERHLKQGDLPPAKDTIAVPNNGYVIVRFRANNPGFWLFHCHFLFHIVIGMNLVLQVGTQADLPPVPPNFPTCGDHLPPITLH, from the exons AAGCTATCGGTGCCGCAGACGACCAATCGACGTCAGCGTCATGGTGGCAAGCGGGCACAGCCACACCGTTCCGCGAGAGCTCAAGCAGCGCTTTCTCCTCCACCCACGGCCTGGTGCAGACACACCCCTCGGGAGCTGATCCCTTCGCCTCCTTCGGAAGCATTGGGAGCACTTCTGGACCATCATCCAACCCATTCGCCTCCAGCGGCAGCGGTCCGTTAAGCGGCGGCGTTCGAAGCAACCCTCTGCCATCTTTGGCTAGGAATGCCAATGGGAAACCTTCCCTGAAGCATCTGGACTTCACAAGCAGTGCTACTGCTGAGCTGAGGAGGAACCCAGCACTGTCGGCACCTGATGAGTGCGCTCGTGCGTGCAGGGAGAACGAACCACCCAGGATTTGCTACTACCACTTCACCTTAGAATTGTACACCGTTTTAGGAGC GGCGTGTCAAGTATGCACACCGAACGCTACGAACGTGGTATGGTCGCACTGCCAATGTGTGCTGGCCGATGGTGTCGAGCGAGGAATCCTCACAGCAAACAGAATGTTACCGGGACCTTCCATCCAAGTGTGCGAGAACGACAAAGTAGTCATTGACGTAGAGAACCACATGGAGGGTATGGAAGTGACCATTCACTGGCACGGAATCTGGCAGAGAGGCTCTCAGTACTACGATGGAGTACCATTTGTGACGCAGTGCCCAATCCAACAAGGAAATACTTTCAG aTATCAATGGCAAGGTAATGCTGGTACCCACTTCTGGCACGCTCACACTGGACTTCAAAAACTTGACGGTTTATATGGCAGCATCGTTGTACGTCAGCCTCCTTCCAAAGACCCTAACAGTCATCTATACGACTACGACTTGACTACCCACGTGATGCTGCTCAGCGATTGGCTTCACGAAGACGCCGCTGAGAGGTACCCTGGTCGTCTTGCCGTCAACACTGGTCAGGATCCCGAAAACGTACTGATCAACGGAAAGGGACAGTTCAGGGATCCTAACACCGGTTTCATGACCAACACACCACTGGAAGTATTCACGATCACCCCTGGTAGAAGATACAGATTCAGAATGATCAACGCTTTCGCGTCCGTGTGCCCCGCGCAGGTCACTTTCGAAGGCCACAATTTAACCGTTATTGCGACTGACGGCGAACCGGTGCATCCGGTACAAGTAAACACCATCATCTCGTTCTCAG GCGAACGATACGACTTTGTAATCGAAGCGAACAATATTCCTGGAGCCTACTGGATTCAGGTCCGAGGTCTGGGCGAGTGCGGTATCAAGAGAGCACAGCAATTAGGTATCCTCAGATACGCGAGAGGACCCTACCAACCGTCCTCGCAACCTCCTACTTATGACGTTGGCATTCCTCAAGGAGTG GTGATGAACCCGTTGGATGCCAGGTGTAATATTTCAAGGAACGACGCTATTTGCGTCAGCCAGCTCAAGAACGCCAAGCACATCGACCCGGCCATCCTTCAAGAAAGGCCCGACGTTAAAATCTTCTTGCCTTTCCGTTTCTTCGTCTATAGGCCAGAGATGTTGTTCCAGCCGAATACTTACAACAGATATTTAG TTGCTCCTGGTGGAGATCACGTAATCAGTTTGATAGACGAAATCTCATACATGGCGCCGCCCGCGCCACTGATCAGTCAATATGACGACATCAACCCAGAACAGTTCTGTAATGGTGACAACCGTCCCGCTAACTGTGGACAGAATTGCATGTGCACGCACAAAGTGGACATACCGCTTAACGCTGTTGTTGAAGTAGTATTGGTAGACGAAG TTCAAATCGCCAACTTATCTCACCCGTTCCACTTGCACGGTTACGCCTTCAACGTCATCGGTATCGGTCGATCACCTGACCAGAACGTGAAGAAAATCAACTTGAAGCACGCTCTCGACCTCGACAGGAGAGGTCTGCTTGAGCGTCACCTGAAGCAGGGAGACCTGCCTCCAGCGAAGGACACCATCGCTGTCCCCAACAACGGCTACGTTATCGTCCGTTTCAGAGCCAACAACCCCGGCTTCTGGCTGTTCCACTGTCACTTCCTGTTCCACATCGTCATCGGCATGAACCTGGTCCTGCAAGTGGGCACTCAGGCCGACCTGCCGCCCGTCCCTCCCAACTTCCCCACATGCGGTGACCACCTCCCTCCCATCACGCTCCACTAA
- the LOC135117273 gene encoding uncharacterized protein LOC135117273, producing the protein MSECPSRPSATTYNEQYRSEILNPLDAICNVKRNDAVCVSNLKSAKPVDQALLQERPDVKIFLPFRFHFYKPKDLFKENTYRNYLVAPGGDHVLSLVDEISYRAPPAPPLSQMHELSPDLFCNGDNRPANCAVDCRCTHMIDVPLNSIVEIVLVDEVQSPNLSHPFHLHGTPYNVIGIGRSPDKNIKKINLKHALDLDRKGLLHRQYNLPPFKDTLAVPNNGYVVLRLKADNPGYWLFHCHFIYHIVIGMNLILHIGTQGDLPPVPPNFPRCGDHLPTITPPFFPIH; encoded by the exons ATGTCGGAGTGTCCTAGTCGACCGAGTGCGACAACTTACAACGAACAATATCGCAGcgaa ATTCTTAACCCCTTGGATGCTATCTGCAATGTAAAGAGAAATGACGCGGTGTGCGTGAGTAACTTGAAATCAGCGAAGCCAGTAGACCAAGCGTTGCTGCAAGAGAGACCAGATGTCAAGATCTTCTTACCCTTCAGGTTCCACTTCTACAAGCCTAAGGACCTGTTCAAGGAAAATACTTACAGGAATTACTTAG TGGCTCCCGGCGGCGACCACGTGCTAAGTCTGGTGGACGAGATCTCGTACCGAGCTCCCCCTGCGCCCCCCCTCTCGCAGATGCACGAGCTGTCCCCCGATCTCTTCTGCAATGGAGACAATAGGCCTGCTAACTGCGCCGTCGACTGCCGATGCACGCATATGATCGATGTACCATTGAACTCGATTGTGGAAATCGTGTTGGTTGATGAAG TGCAATCGCCCAACTTGTCACATCCATTCCACCTTCACGGTACTCCGTACAACGTGATCGGTATCGGCCGGTCTCCAGACAAGAACATTAAGAAGATAAACTTGAAACATGCCCTGGACTTGGACAGAAAGGGTCTGTTGCATCGGCAGTACAACCTTCCACCCTTCAAGGATACTCTAGCCGTGCCTAATAACGGATATGTCGTTTTGAGGCTAAAGGCTGATAAtccag gatacTGGCTGTTCCACTGTCATTTCATCTATCACATAGTCATAGGAATGAACTTGATTCTTCACATCGGCACCCAGGGCGACCTGCCCCCCGTGCCTCCGAACTTCCCTCGATGCGGCGACCATCTCCCCACGATCACTCCGCCGTTCTTCCCGATACACTGA